The following coding sequences lie in one Hyphobacterium sp. CCMP332 genomic window:
- the pheT gene encoding phenylalanine--tRNA ligase subunit beta: protein MKFTLSWLKEHLETDASVDEIVEAMTMAGLEVEHVDNPAEALSAFTVAHVISAEKHPDADKLKVCTVETYEGTKQIVCGAPNAHAGMKAIYAPLGTWIPGADFALDKKPRKIRGIESHGMLCSAKELNAGEDHDGIIDLKGDWAVGGPAAEALGANDPVIDFEVTPNRPDWLGVDGIARDLAAAGLGKVITPAPKQIKGAFPCPIEIRLDYPEACPVFAGRYIRGVKNGPSPDWLKRKLEAIGLRPINILADITNLVSYDRCRPLHVYDADKIGPTIIARRGKGEADRFEALDGKHYTPTAEQCVIADEDNCLGLGGVMGGEMSGVTDGTVNVFIESAWFDPEITRATGRATGIESDARYRFERGVDTGSIQTGIDLATQMIVDLCGGEVSEIRVAGEAPAAPAPITFPVSEVRRLTGLDLTPETITKILMDLGFGVAGSGDTLHVEVPTFRRDCTMKADLVEEVARIHGYNRIEAISLPKLPGRREPTATEGQNRARHARRALAVRGYNEAVTWSFCHRDQAALFGGHGEGLELANPISSDLDVMRPTALIHLLTALQDNADKGIADPRLFEAGPIYLTDAPDGQRMAVSGVRFVAAGRRWAGTREADLFDAKADAMAALDAAGAPVESLQVAAEARNWWHPGRSGVLRLGPKNVLAEFGEIHPRVLKALGIDGRVIGFEIILDGIPDPKKKAATKARPALDRAELTPVKRDFAFLVDSTVAADTLVRAAKGADKAMIADVSVFDVYAGKGVPEGQVSLAIEAVIQPREKTLTDKEIEAVAAKIVASVEKATGAVLRG from the coding sequence ATGAAATTCACCCTGTCCTGGCTGAAAGAGCATCTGGAAACCGATGCCTCCGTCGACGAGATCGTTGAAGCGATGACCATGGCCGGTCTTGAAGTTGAGCATGTCGACAACCCGGCTGAAGCCCTGTCGGCCTTTACCGTGGCGCATGTCATCTCGGCAGAAAAACACCCCGATGCCGACAAGCTGAAAGTCTGCACCGTCGAGACGTATGAAGGCACCAAACAGATTGTCTGCGGCGCGCCCAATGCGCATGCCGGGATGAAGGCGATCTATGCGCCGCTCGGCACCTGGATTCCGGGCGCGGATTTCGCGCTGGATAAAAAGCCTCGCAAGATTCGCGGCATTGAATCCCACGGCATGCTGTGTTCCGCGAAGGAACTGAATGCCGGTGAGGATCATGACGGCATTATCGATCTCAAAGGTGATTGGGCGGTCGGGGGCCCCGCCGCCGAGGCGCTGGGCGCGAATGATCCGGTGATTGATTTTGAAGTGACGCCCAACCGCCCGGACTGGCTGGGCGTGGACGGGATTGCGCGCGACCTCGCCGCTGCAGGACTGGGCAAGGTGATCACGCCGGCACCGAAGCAGATCAAGGGCGCTTTTCCCTGCCCGATCGAGATCCGGCTGGACTATCCGGAGGCCTGTCCGGTCTTTGCCGGGCGCTATATTCGCGGCGTCAAGAATGGTCCCTCGCCGGACTGGCTGAAACGCAAGCTGGAAGCCATCGGCCTGCGCCCGATCAACATCCTCGCCGATATCACCAATCTCGTCTCCTATGACCGCTGCCGCCCCTTGCACGTCTATGATGCCGACAAGATCGGCCCGACCATCATTGCCCGCCGGGGCAAGGGCGAGGCGGATCGGTTCGAGGCGCTGGATGGCAAACACTATACGCCGACCGCCGAGCAGTGCGTGATTGCCGATGAAGACAATTGCCTTGGCCTGGGTGGTGTGATGGGCGGGGAGATGTCCGGCGTCACCGACGGCACCGTTAATGTCTTTATCGAGAGCGCCTGGTTTGATCCCGAGATCACCCGCGCCACAGGCCGGGCGACCGGCATTGAATCGGATGCGCGCTACCGGTTCGAGCGTGGTGTCGATACCGGTTCGATCCAGACCGGGATCGATCTGGCCACACAGATGATCGTCGACTTGTGCGGCGGCGAGGTTTCCGAAATCCGGGTTGCGGGTGAAGCTCCGGCGGCACCGGCACCGATCACGTTTCCGGTCTCCGAGGTCAGGCGTCTGACCGGGCTGGATCTGACACCGGAGACGATCACGAAAATCCTGATGGATCTGGGCTTCGGCGTCGCGGGTTCGGGTGACACGCTGCATGTGGAAGTGCCGACCTTCCGCCGCGATTGCACGATGAAGGCCGACCTCGTCGAGGAGGTGGCGCGCATTCACGGCTATAACCGGATTGAAGCCATTTCACTGCCGAAACTGCCGGGGCGGCGCGAGCCGACCGCCACCGAGGGGCAGAACCGCGCCCGCCATGCCCGCCGGGCGCTGGCGGTGCGCGGCTATAACGAGGCGGTCACCTGGTCCTTCTGTCACCGGGATCAGGCTGCCTTGTTTGGCGGACATGGCGAGGGGCTGGAGCTGGCCAATCCGATTTCGTCCGATCTTGATGTGATGCGGCCGACGGCGCTGATCCATCTTCTGACCGCGTTGCAGGACAATGCCGACAAGGGCATTGCGGATCCGCGCCTGTTTGAAGCCGGTCCGATCTATCTGACCGATGCGCCGGACGGCCAACGCATGGCGGTGTCGGGTGTGCGTTTTGTCGCTGCCGGACGGCGCTGGGCCGGGACGCGCGAAGCCGATCTGTTTGATGCCAAGGCCGATGCGATGGCGGCGCTGGACGCCGCCGGTGCGCCGGTGGAGTCGCTACAGGTTGCAGCCGAGGCGCGCAACTGGTGGCATCCGGGGCGCTCTGGCGTTTTGCGTCTGGGGCCAAAGAATGTGCTGGCCGAGTTTGGCGAAATTCATCCGCGCGTTCTGAAAGCACTCGGTATTGATGGCCGCGTTATTGGCTTCGAGATCATTCTCGACGGTATTCCCGACCCGAAGAAGAAGGCCGCAACCAAGGCGCGTCCGGCGCTGGATCGCGCCGAGCTGACACCCGTGAAGCGCGATTTCGCTTTCCTCGTCGATTCCACCGTCGCTGCGGATACGCTGGTCCGGGCGGCCAAGGGCGCGGACAAGGCGATGATTGCGGACGTTTCCGTGTTTGATGTCTATGCCGGCAAGGGCGTGCCCGAGGGGCAGGTCTCGCTGGCCATCGAGGCGGTCATCCAGCCGCGTGAGAAAACCCTCACTGACAAGGAAATCGAAGCGGTTGCGGCGAAGATTGTGGCGTCGGTCGAGAAAGCGACGGGAGCGGTTTTACGGGGGTAG